Proteins encoded in a region of the Treponema sp. J25 genome:
- the nrdR gene encoding transcriptional regulator NrdR — MRCPHCGSFNDKVVESRTLANGESIRRRRECIDCGYRFTSYERIEDKQFMVIKRDGRREPFDRAKIERGVQRALEKRPVSQMTIENLVNEIEDAVAIAGKANHEIPSTEIGELVLKKLGEIDKVAYIRFASVYRHFENLDEFVQEIQKLGGKA, encoded by the coding sequence ATGCGATGCCCCCACTGTGGTAGTTTTAACGATAAGGTAGTGGAATCCCGGACCCTTGCCAATGGGGAATCGATTCGGCGACGCCGAGAATGCATTGACTGTGGCTATCGATTTACGAGCTACGAGCGTATCGAAGATAAACAGTTTATGGTCATCAAACGGGATGGCCGGCGAGAACCCTTTGACCGGGCGAAAATAGAACGGGGTGTCCAACGGGCCCTTGAAAAGCGGCCTGTTTCCCAGATGACCATCGAAAACCTGGTAAATGAAATTGAAGATGCCGTAGCTATCGCAGGGAAGGCAAACCACGAAATTCCCAGCACTGAGATTGGCGAACTGGTCCTGAAAAAACTCGGAGAAATCGATAAAGTGGCGTACATCCGCTTTGCTTCGGTATATCGCCATTTTGAAAATCTGGATGAATTTGTCCAGGAAATTCAAAAGTTAGGAGGAAAAGCATGA
- a CDS encoding anaerobic ribonucleoside-triphosphate reductase activating protein produces the protein MATPLPSWTQSTKVGLRKLSLVDYPGKLAAVIFFRGCNFRCPWCHNPELVLLSQENEEEWIRLEEALAILEARQNRVPAVVMTGGEPTLFPHLPELVMLLKEQGFFVKLDTNGSRPEVLKKLLSAPLDTRPDYVAVDLKIGLSRYQEVRPLPTRSEGATKTTSPEDIPFFLRESCEMVQASGIAHEFRTVILPEGFTTEGDIEELAPLVGNSPWYFTPFRGGHCLDPHWEGTADTTSEQVQKLANLAQSLGKDVRLRGLGG, from the coding sequence ATGGCTACGCCTTTACCCTCATGGACCCAATCCACGAAGGTGGGACTGCGGAAACTGAGTCTTGTGGACTATCCGGGGAAATTAGCGGCGGTAATCTTTTTCCGGGGCTGTAACTTCCGCTGTCCCTGGTGCCACAACCCCGAATTAGTCCTTCTTTCTCAGGAAAACGAAGAAGAATGGATCCGTCTGGAAGAGGCCCTGGCAATTCTGGAGGCCCGTCAGAATCGGGTCCCCGCCGTAGTGATGACCGGGGGGGAACCCACCCTTTTTCCTCATTTGCCGGAACTCGTTATGCTCTTAAAGGAACAGGGCTTCTTTGTGAAACTCGATACCAATGGGAGTAGACCAGAGGTGTTGAAAAAACTCCTTTCCGCCCCTCTCGACACCCGACCGGATTATGTGGCGGTGGATCTTAAAATCGGCCTTTCCCGATATCAGGAAGTACGCCCCCTCCCCACAAGATCAGAAGGGGCTACAAAAACAACCAGTCCCGAAGATATACCCTTTTTCCTTAGAGAAAGCTGTGAAATGGTACAAGCCAGTGGGATAGCCCACGAATTTCGCACCGTCATACTCCCGGAAGGCTTCACCACCGAAGGGGATATTGAAGAACTAGCCCCCCTTGTCGGCAATAGTCCCTGGTATTTTACCCCCTTTCGGGGTGGACACTGTCTTGATCCCCACTGGGAAGGCACCGCCGATACCACAAGCGAACAGGTCCAGAAACTAGCAAACCTCGCTCAATCTCTGGGGAAGGATGTCCGGCTCAGGGGCCTGGGGGGCTAA
- a CDS encoding M24 family metallopeptidase: protein MNDSTSISSLCAAIQVEGLDGWLFYNFKHRDPLADELLGISPKQTNSRPWIYVLFNQEEPLKIVHAIEATILDHLPGKTVLYQSQEELERALDRVRGKRLALHVDEALPVVSFVDGGFLKRLERHQISIVSAAPLIQRCKGLLDQEGIQSHGRAAHALYDIVHDTWAFISYHYKEKKLLTEGMIQRYIQDSFGKRGLITDHPPIVAAGAHSGDPHYDPRGEGIPLGEGAVIQLDLWAKENYPGAIYADISWVGVYGNSATQEQEDLFMTLIEGRERALSFISASLSSGRRPQGLEVDRVVREFFVERGVGSALKHRTGHGIDTECHGSGVNLDSVEFPDHRLLLDGSCFSIEPGLYFERFGFRTEIDVYIWEGRPYVSGKERQYELLRM from the coding sequence ATGAACGACTCCACATCAATTTCCTCATTATGTGCTGCCATCCAGGTTGAAGGCCTGGATGGTTGGCTTTTTTATAATTTTAAGCATCGGGATCCGCTGGCAGATGAGTTACTCGGGATTTCGCCGAAACAGACCAATTCTCGCCCCTGGATATATGTCCTTTTTAACCAGGAGGAGCCCCTTAAAATAGTTCATGCTATTGAAGCAACAATTCTGGATCATCTTCCTGGAAAAACCGTCCTGTATCAGAGCCAGGAAGAATTGGAACGGGCCCTCGATAGGGTGCGGGGTAAGCGACTTGCCCTCCATGTGGATGAGGCCCTACCGGTTGTTTCTTTCGTTGATGGAGGATTTTTAAAAAGGCTGGAACGACATCAGATCTCGATTGTTTCGGCGGCCCCCTTAATTCAGCGCTGTAAGGGCTTGCTTGATCAGGAGGGGATCCAGAGTCATGGTCGCGCGGCCCATGCTTTGTATGATATCGTTCATGACACCTGGGCGTTTATATCGTATCACTATAAAGAAAAAAAACTCCTTACCGAAGGAATGATTCAGCGATATATTCAAGACTCCTTTGGCAAAAGGGGCCTTATAACGGATCACCCTCCTATTGTGGCAGCGGGGGCCCACAGTGGGGATCCCCATTATGATCCGAGGGGAGAAGGGATACCCCTCGGAGAAGGGGCTGTTATCCAGCTTGATCTCTGGGCAAAGGAAAACTATCCCGGCGCTATCTATGCGGATATTTCGTGGGTCGGCGTCTACGGTAATTCTGCTACACAGGAACAGGAAGATCTTTTTATGACCCTCATCGAAGGGCGGGAACGGGCCCTATCCTTTATATCGGCGAGTCTTTCGTCGGGACGGCGCCCCCAGGGCTTAGAGGTAGATCGGGTTGTCCGGGAATTCTTTGTGGAACGGGGGGTGGGTTCTGCTCTTAAGCACCGGACCGGCCACGGAATTGATACGGAATGTCATGGTTCAGGGGTTAACCTTGATAGCGTTGAGTTCCCCGACCATCGGCTGCTCCTGGATGGCTCTTGTTTTTCCATAGAACCGGGGTTATATTTTGAGCGTTTTGGATTCCGTACTGAAATCGATGTGTATATCTGGGAAGGCCGGCCGTATGTGTCGGGTAAAGAACGTCAGTATGAGCTGTTACGAATGTAA
- a CDS encoding sigma factor: MEDLDVLYRQYQEGKIERSSLERSIFSLLCTYPARFRLAHMSQEDRLDLVSELFPYVRRAIEQYKEVGSSFSAYLYSWIQWGVKGYHRTEKKGKTMEELYWKLTCETEPMVAEPVALEEETGDPPQGDTSGTGFQGKRLNKQHILFLVLKCYRYISDDFARRIAQRLGMKEEALFSLIEKVKKVRERHDIWIDTLTERKQRYTLRILLLKRELAHPDLSEHKRKIIEERLAKLEQRLKAVTRRCQSLRTSASNNEVAQVLGIPKGTVDSGCYLLKWQWKRFHE; this comes from the coding sequence ATGGAAGATCTTGATGTATTATACCGACAGTACCAAGAGGGGAAAATAGAACGGAGCAGTCTAGAACGTTCTATTTTTTCGTTACTATGTACTTATCCGGCCCGTTTTCGTTTAGCCCATATGTCTCAGGAGGATCGACTGGACCTGGTATCCGAGCTTTTTCCCTATGTTCGCCGGGCCATAGAACAGTACAAAGAGGTGGGCTCTTCCTTTAGTGCCTATCTGTATTCGTGGATTCAGTGGGGAGTAAAGGGGTATCACCGGACAGAGAAAAAAGGTAAAACCATGGAGGAACTGTATTGGAAATTAACCTGTGAAACCGAGCCTATGGTAGCTGAACCGGTGGCCCTTGAAGAAGAAACTGGGGACCCTCCACAGGGAGATACTTCTGGTACTGGTTTTCAAGGCAAAAGGTTAAATAAACAACATATTTTATTCTTGGTGTTAAAATGTTATCGTTATATTTCCGATGATTTTGCCCGTCGCATTGCTCAGCGCCTGGGGATGAAAGAGGAGGCCCTTTTTTCTTTGATAGAAAAAGTAAAAAAGGTAAGGGAGCGCCATGATATCTGGATAGATACCCTTACAGAACGGAAACAGCGCTATACATTGAGGATCCTGCTGTTAAAACGGGAGCTTGCCCATCCTGATCTATCAGAGCATAAGAGAAAGATAATAGAAGAGCGCCTTGCGAAGTTAGAGCAAAGACTAAAGGCGGTAACTCGCCGTTGTCAGTCCCTCAGGACTTCCGCCTCTAATAACGAGGTAGCTCAGGTACTCGGTATTCCGAAAGGTACGGTGGATTCGGGGTGCTATCTTTTGAAATGGCAATGGAAGCGTTTTCACGAGTGA
- the nrdD gene encoding thioredoxin family protein, with the protein MRTLADIERELAELREELAHVEGTPTEVYTRIVGYYRSVRNWNIGKKEEYKERRLFTVSESTLEKKSQKEEKKPTIAREASPSLALFPEETAISTAGVKVLLFIQNKCPACPPAKAAVEELGIAAEYIDAGTPEGMERAREYGVYSTPTAILLDGQGKEQGRATDASSIRKWAILVNAEQPVLSAAV; encoded by the coding sequence ATGAGGACACTTGCAGACATTGAACGGGAACTGGCGGAACTCCGGGAAGAACTTGCCCACGTCGAGGGAACCCCTACTGAAGTGTATACCCGGATTGTAGGCTATTACCGTTCGGTGCGGAACTGGAATATTGGTAAAAAAGAAGAATACAAAGAGCGCCGCCTTTTTACCGTCTCCGAATCTACCCTAGAGAAAAAGAGCCAAAAGGAAGAAAAAAAACCAACTATAGCGAGGGAGGCCTCTCCTTCTCTGGCCCTTTTCCCCGAAGAGACGGCGATTTCAACAGCAGGAGTGAAGGTCCTCCTTTTTATTCAGAATAAGTGTCCAGCCTGCCCGCCTGCAAAGGCGGCCGTAGAAGAACTCGGTATAGCCGCGGAATATATCGATGCGGGAACGCCGGAAGGGATGGAACGGGCCCGAGAATACGGCGTTTATAGTACCCCCACGGCCATCCTTTTGGATGGGCAAGGAAAAGAACAAGGCCGGGCCACTGATGCCTCTTCAATCCGAAAGTGGGCTATTTTAGTAAACGCTGAACAGCCAGTTTTATCAGCGGCGGTATAA
- a CDS encoding ribonucleoside triphosphate reductase: protein MSGTAPCKFVVKRSGAIEPYNRDKILSAITKAFMAVKVPEASPDGRGKAEAITDRVEELLRLLMASRHPNSIPAIEEIQDLVETALIEAKETAVAKAYILYRARHEAIRDAKKLLLDIDATMDGYLQQSDWRVNENANVNFSLGGLILHNSGTITAHYWLKNIYTPEIAEAHRNADFHIHDLSMFSGYCAGWSLRQLIQEGLGGVKDKITSKPAKHLSTLMQQAVNFLGCLQNEWAGAQAFSSFDTYVAPFVKQDKLSDKELKQCLQSFIFGVNTPSRWGSQAPFTNITLDWTCPEDLKDRPAIVGGVEMPYTYGDCQEEMDRVNRMFIELMLEGDAAGRGFQYPIPTYNITRDFPWESDNARLLFEMTARYGTPYFQNFVNSDLNPGDVRSMCCRLQLDKRQLRKRGGGLFGSDELTGSIGVVTINLPRIGYLAKDEADFFKRLGKLMDLAKESLVIKRKVINRLLESGLFPYTKRYLHTLENHFNTIGLVGMNECLLNFFGKDVHIATPQGQAFALKTLHFMRNRLADYQEETGELFNLEATPAESTSYRLALHDKKRYPDIITAGTREPYYTNSTQLPVMYTDDIFEALDLQEPLQTAYTGGTVFHAFLGEAIDDWRVCRDLVQTIAHNYRIPYFTISPTFSVCPVHGYLKGEHFTCPLCKQEREEALRERILNLEKEREALMVAG from the coding sequence ATGTCGGGAACGGCGCCCTGTAAATTCGTAGTAAAACGATCCGGCGCTATCGAACCCTACAATCGGGATAAGATCCTTTCGGCGATAACCAAGGCATTTATGGCGGTAAAAGTACCTGAAGCATCACCCGATGGACGAGGTAAAGCAGAGGCAATCACCGACCGGGTAGAAGAATTGCTACGGCTGCTTATGGCCAGCAGGCATCCCAATTCTATCCCGGCAATTGAAGAAATTCAGGACCTGGTAGAAACGGCCCTTATCGAAGCAAAAGAAACGGCGGTAGCCAAGGCCTATATTCTGTATCGCGCTCGCCATGAAGCAATCCGGGATGCCAAAAAACTCCTCCTCGATATCGACGCCACCATGGATGGGTACCTTCAGCAATCGGACTGGCGGGTTAATGAAAATGCCAATGTAAACTTTTCTCTTGGAGGCCTTATCCTGCATAATTCGGGGACTATTACCGCCCATTACTGGCTAAAGAATATTTACACTCCCGAAATAGCCGAAGCCCATCGGAATGCGGATTTTCACATCCACGATCTCTCTATGTTCTCGGGGTACTGCGCAGGCTGGTCCCTGAGGCAGCTTATACAGGAAGGGCTTGGGGGGGTAAAGGATAAAATAACCTCTAAACCGGCAAAACATTTAAGCACCCTCATGCAGCAGGCGGTTAATTTTCTGGGCTGCCTTCAGAATGAGTGGGCCGGAGCTCAGGCCTTCAGTTCTTTTGATACCTATGTGGCCCCCTTTGTAAAACAGGACAAATTGAGTGATAAAGAGCTCAAACAGTGTTTGCAAAGTTTCATTTTCGGGGTAAATACGCCGAGCCGCTGGGGTAGTCAAGCGCCCTTTACGAACATAACCCTTGACTGGACCTGCCCTGAGGACCTTAAGGATCGACCCGCCATCGTGGGTGGGGTGGAAATGCCCTATACCTACGGGGATTGCCAGGAAGAGATGGACCGGGTAAACCGGATGTTCATCGAACTTATGCTCGAAGGAGATGCGGCGGGCCGGGGCTTCCAGTACCCCATACCAACCTACAACATTACCCGGGATTTCCCCTGGGAGAGCGACAATGCACGCCTTCTTTTTGAAATGACCGCCCGGTATGGAACGCCCTATTTCCAGAATTTTGTCAACTCCGACCTGAACCCGGGAGATGTCCGTTCCATGTGCTGCCGACTGCAGTTGGATAAACGGCAATTGCGAAAACGGGGGGGAGGCCTCTTCGGTTCCGACGAACTTACGGGGTCCATTGGAGTGGTTACCATTAATCTCCCCCGTATTGGGTACCTTGCAAAAGATGAGGCGGACTTTTTCAAACGGCTTGGGAAATTGATGGACCTGGCAAAAGAAAGCCTGGTAATCAAACGAAAGGTTATCAACCGACTTCTGGAAAGCGGTCTGTTCCCCTATACAAAGCGGTATCTCCACACCTTAGAGAACCACTTCAATACCATTGGACTCGTGGGCATGAACGAATGTCTCCTGAATTTCTTCGGTAAGGACGTACACATCGCAACCCCCCAGGGACAGGCCTTTGCCCTTAAGACCCTGCACTTTATGCGCAATCGTCTGGCCGATTACCAGGAAGAAACGGGGGAACTCTTTAACTTGGAAGCCACCCCTGCCGAATCAACCTCCTATCGGCTGGCGCTCCATGATAAAAAGCGATATCCCGATATCATTACGGCGGGAACTCGAGAACCCTACTACACCAACTCTACCCAGTTACCGGTCATGTACACCGATGATATTTTCGAAGCCCTGGATCTACAGGAGCCCCTTCAGACCGCCTATACGGGGGGGACCGTCTTCCATGCCTTCCTGGGAGAGGCCATCGACGATTGGAGGGTATGCCGGGACCTGGTACAAACCATTGCCCATAATTATCGGATCCCCTACTTTACTATCTCTCCGACCTTCTCGGTGTGCCCCGTCCACGGGTATCTTAAGGGAGAACACTTTACCTGTCCCCTTTGCAAACAAGAAAGAGAAGAAGCCCTTCGGGAACGAATCCTTAATCTTGAAAAAGAGCGGGAAGCCCTTATGGTTGCAGGATGA
- a CDS encoding glycosyltransferase family 1 protein translates to MRIGIDTFGCDSGESGIGVYLKYLLRYLPRVSARYELFGWEFDRYAFTDVAEDLEFISQSFRTGRTANSLWHIFRYPEFARQRGYEVCFFPAANRRLPWKSPCPTVGTVHDLGAYRGPLRNREQLGAVLRLVFPDSIRHLDRIIAVSEWVKQELIEVARVKPHRVVVIPNGIDTSAFYPRPKNEESVLLIQPFSFKRPYILYVSRIEYPLKNHIRLIQAFEIFKERTRFPHRLVLAGADRKGAEKVKRAAMQSKYRQDIFFTGYFPYKHLPELYAGADMVVFPSLYEGFGLGVLEAMACGVPVACARAASLPETAEHGALYFDPYSPEDMADRMVTLATDRSVHRECRQRGLERAQQFSWERCAQETFKVLMEAAGR, encoded by the coding sequence ATGCGGATAGGCATAGATACGTTTGGGTGTGATAGTGGAGAATCGGGTATTGGTGTCTATCTTAAGTATCTTTTACGCTATCTTCCCCGGGTATCTGCCAGGTATGAACTTTTTGGCTGGGAATTTGACCGGTATGCCTTTACCGATGTGGCGGAAGACCTGGAGTTTATTTCCCAGTCCTTTAGGACAGGACGGACTGCCAATTCTTTGTGGCATATCTTTCGGTATCCTGAATTTGCCCGCCAGCGCGGCTATGAGGTGTGTTTTTTCCCCGCCGCGAATCGGCGGCTTCCCTGGAAGTCTCCCTGTCCCACGGTGGGTACGGTTCATGATTTGGGAGCCTACCGGGGGCCCCTGCGGAATAGGGAGCAGTTGGGGGCGGTGCTTCGGCTTGTGTTCCCTGACTCGATTCGGCACCTGGATAGAATTATCGCCGTCAGTGAATGGGTAAAACAAGAACTCATTGAGGTAGCTCGAGTAAAACCCCACCGGGTCGTGGTAATCCCGAACGGTATCGATACCAGTGCTTTTTATCCCCGCCCTAAGAACGAAGAAAGTGTTTTACTGATTCAGCCTTTTAGCTTCAAGCGTCCCTATATTCTCTATGTTTCTCGAATTGAATATCCCCTTAAGAATCATATCCGCCTTATTCAGGCCTTTGAAATCTTTAAAGAGCGAACCCGCTTTCCTCATCGCCTGGTGTTAGCTGGAGCTGATCGGAAGGGGGCCGAGAAGGTAAAACGGGCGGCCATGCAATCAAAGTATCGCCAGGACATATTTTTTACCGGCTACTTTCCTTATAAACACTTACCAGAGCTCTATGCTGGGGCAGATATGGTGGTGTTTCCTTCCCTGTATGAAGGTTTTGGCCTTGGGGTTCTTGAAGCGATGGCCTGTGGGGTTCCCGTGGCCTGCGCCCGGGCGGCTTCCCTGCCTGAGACGGCGGAACATGGGGCTCTCTATTTTGATCCCTACTCACCGGAAGATATGGCCGATCGAATGGTAACCCTTGCAACAGACAGGAGCGTTCATCGGGAATGTCGACAGCGGGGGTTGGAACGGGCCCAACAATTTTCTTGGGAACGCTGCGCCCAGGAAACCTTTAAGGTTTTAATGGAAGCCGCGGGCCGCTAG
- a CDS encoding bifunctional oligoribonuclease/PAP phosphatase NrnA: MKTYPQLPSLLSFIQEGSTFVVAGHKEPDGDCVGSQLALASVLRRLGKETILCNEGPFKRPEVLPYETYFSATLPPAGAQDRRVIIVDCSSLERTGTLMDSLKPYPLAVVDHHATGKPEGTVIFLDPTAPSVTFLVLHIIEALGLTPTTEEAELLLFGLCTDTGFFRHLDVGSEETFLAVARLVQAGASPKKIFQWINGGKSLDSRFLLGRLLLRTQSYYGGKLLVSYETLEDSQEFGLEGRDSDMLYQLLQSVRGVEAIAVLRQESAETCTVGLRSRDSIDVSRIAARFGGGGHRQAAGFLTKGTVSELKETLVAAFEECFTISP; encoded by the coding sequence ATGAAAACCTATCCTCAGTTACCGTCTCTTTTGTCGTTTATACAGGAGGGGAGTACCTTTGTTGTGGCGGGCCACAAAGAGCCCGATGGCGATTGTGTGGGAAGCCAGCTGGCCCTGGCGTCGGTCCTTCGTCGTCTTGGAAAAGAAACAATCCTCTGTAATGAGGGGCCCTTTAAACGACCTGAGGTACTTCCCTATGAAACCTATTTTAGTGCTACCCTTCCTCCGGCAGGGGCACAGGACCGCCGGGTAATTATTGTGGATTGCTCCAGCCTTGAGCGGACCGGAACTCTTATGGATAGCCTTAAACCCTATCCCCTGGCGGTAGTGGATCACCATGCAACGGGCAAACCGGAAGGAACCGTGATATTTCTTGATCCTACGGCTCCTTCGGTGACATTTTTGGTGCTCCATATCATCGAAGCCCTGGGGCTTACCCCGACCACAGAAGAAGCGGAACTTCTTTTGTTCGGCCTCTGCACCGATACGGGATTTTTTCGGCACCTGGATGTAGGTAGTGAAGAAACCTTTTTAGCCGTGGCTCGCCTGGTACAGGCCGGGGCTAGCCCAAAAAAAATCTTCCAATGGATTAACGGCGGGAAAAGCCTGGATTCTCGCTTCCTTTTGGGAAGATTGCTGCTGCGAACCCAATCGTATTATGGGGGAAAGCTGCTTGTGTCCTACGAAACGCTGGAAGACTCCCAGGAATTTGGCCTTGAGGGTCGGGATTCGGATATGCTGTATCAGCTACTACAATCGGTGCGGGGAGTGGAGGCTATCGCGGTACTTCGTCAGGAAAGCGCCGAAACCTGTACCGTGGGCTTGCGTTCCCGGGACAGTATCGATGTTTCTCGTATAGCGGCCCGATTTGGTGGAGGTGGCCATCGGCAGGCGGCGGGCTTCCTTACAAAGGGAACAGTCTCGGAACTCAAAGAAACTTTAGTTGCCGCCTTTGAAGAATGTTTTACGATTTCTCCGTAA
- the lon gene encoding endopeptidase La, whose protein sequence is MKIFSLHPEGRITEKLPILLLDDFVLFPDTVVSIVVSTPKGIKAIDEAIVYNGNRIFAACKSAFGCRDPFDTENPRYGTVAYIQRHMSHTDISYRVVLQGEYRAEVIKRSKKNNLPYVTVRSLIGNPYYPPPEEPELVALLRSIQQSFSQYAEVSKKVNQELLSDVLRIENLEKVCNLVSHTLPLKTERKLELLAQEDLKARAQQVYETIERETEVASLQKSIASKVKSRMDKTQREYILNEQLKEIRKELGKDEAEEDEFDEIEKNLNARGLPEEVLAKAKKELRRLKRLQAMSPEAGVLRGYLEWILDLPWIEQTTDNPDLERAETILNEDHYNMKKAKERILEYLAVRKLTDATRGPILCFVGPPGTGKTSLGRSVARALGRNFVRVSLGGVRDEAEIRGHRKTYVGALPGKILQSMKKAATINPVFLLDEIDKLSSDFRGDPAAALLEVLDPEQNNAFVDHYLEVPYNLSKVLFIATANSLHTIPHPLLDRMEVIEVPGYGENEKLQIAKQYLIPKQLAENGLGEAHITFQDEAIFDIIRYRTMESGVRNLEREIAHCSRKLAREALAKGYGTEEKPIGSFSRTIRVSTLSKLLGNRKYKHDLVYTESRIGVCYGLAWTETGGTMLPVETVRFEGSGELIITGNLGDVMKESARIALSFLRSMGQELNVPNENFTKYDFHIHVPEGAIPKDGPSAGITLASSLLSCLLQRAPRSLVAMTGELTLTGRVLPIGGLKEKLLAALRNGITNVILPQGNKEDLEELDKDILRALSIHYVEKAAEVFAFLFPQEETPATTLSPESSTL, encoded by the coding sequence ATGAAAATTTTTTCTCTTCATCCTGAGGGGAGAATCACCGAAAAACTCCCCATTCTTTTGTTAGATGATTTTGTGCTCTTTCCTGACACGGTAGTTTCCATTGTGGTAAGTACTCCCAAGGGGATCAAGGCTATCGATGAAGCCATTGTATACAATGGCAATCGAATCTTCGCGGCCTGTAAAAGTGCTTTTGGTTGCCGGGACCCCTTTGATACGGAAAATCCAAGATATGGAACGGTAGCCTATATACAGCGACACATGAGTCATACCGATATTAGCTATCGGGTGGTTCTCCAGGGAGAGTACCGGGCTGAGGTTATCAAAAGAAGTAAAAAGAACAATCTTCCCTACGTCACCGTCCGTTCCCTCATAGGCAATCCCTATTACCCTCCTCCTGAGGAACCTGAATTAGTGGCCCTTCTCCGTTCCATTCAACAGTCCTTTAGTCAGTACGCGGAAGTATCAAAAAAGGTAAACCAGGAACTCCTCTCGGATGTTCTAAGAATCGAGAATCTGGAAAAGGTCTGTAATCTGGTATCCCATACCCTTCCTCTGAAAACAGAACGTAAACTTGAACTCCTGGCCCAGGAAGATCTCAAAGCTCGGGCACAACAGGTGTACGAAACAATCGAACGAGAAACGGAAGTGGCCTCCCTTCAAAAAAGCATAGCCAGTAAAGTAAAAAGCCGCATGGATAAGACCCAGCGGGAGTACATTTTAAATGAACAATTAAAGGAAATCCGCAAAGAACTGGGGAAGGATGAGGCAGAAGAAGATGAATTTGATGAAATAGAAAAAAATCTGAATGCCCGGGGACTCCCTGAGGAGGTCCTTGCAAAGGCAAAAAAGGAACTGCGTCGTTTAAAACGGCTCCAGGCCATGTCCCCCGAAGCGGGCGTGCTACGAGGCTACCTCGAATGGATTCTCGATCTCCCTTGGATAGAACAAACAACCGATAATCCGGATCTAGAAAGGGCCGAAACGATTCTTAACGAAGATCACTACAATATGAAAAAGGCCAAGGAACGCATCCTAGAATACCTGGCCGTTCGAAAATTGACCGACGCCACTCGGGGACCAATTCTTTGCTTTGTCGGTCCCCCTGGTACCGGGAAAACCAGCCTTGGCCGTTCGGTTGCCCGGGCCCTAGGACGGAACTTTGTGCGGGTTTCCCTCGGTGGTGTTCGGGACGAGGCGGAAATCCGGGGACACCGAAAAACTTATGTCGGGGCCCTGCCGGGAAAAATTCTCCAATCCATGAAAAAGGCGGCCACCATTAATCCGGTGTTTCTACTTGATGAGATTGATAAGCTATCCTCGGATTTTCGAGGAGACCCGGCGGCAGCCCTGTTAGAGGTTCTGGATCCAGAACAGAATAATGCCTTCGTAGATCATTACCTCGAGGTCCCTTACAATCTTTCCAAGGTGCTTTTCATTGCGACGGCCAACTCCTTGCACACCATCCCCCACCCCCTTCTTGACCGAATGGAAGTAATAGAAGTTCCCGGGTATGGGGAAAATGAAAAACTCCAGATTGCAAAACAGTATCTTATTCCAAAACAACTTGCAGAAAATGGCCTCGGCGAAGCCCATATTACCTTTCAGGATGAGGCAATTTTTGATATCATTCGCTATCGTACCATGGAATCGGGGGTGCGCAATTTAGAACGGGAGATAGCCCACTGCAGCCGGAAACTTGCCCGGGAAGCCCTTGCAAAAGGGTACGGCACGGAAGAAAAACCCATAGGAAGCTTTAGCCGAACCATTCGGGTTTCCACCCTTTCAAAACTTTTGGGGAACCGAAAATATAAACACGACCTGGTATACACCGAATCCCGCATCGGGGTTTGTTACGGCCTTGCCTGGACAGAAACCGGGGGAACCATGCTCCCCGTAGAAACGGTTCGCTTTGAAGGCTCGGGAGAACTTATCATAACAGGCAACCTGGGTGACGTGATGAAAGAAAGCGCCCGCATCGCCCTTTCTTTCCTTCGAAGCATGGGTCAAGAACTCAACGTTCCCAACGAGAATTTTACCAAATACGATTTTCACATTCATGTACCGGAAGGAGCGATCCCCAAGGATGGGCCTTCGGCAGGCATCACCCTGGCATCATCCCTTCTTTCCTGTCTCTTGCAACGAGCCCCCCGCTCCCTTGTGGCAATGACGGGAGAACTTACCCTTACGGGCAGGGTACTCCCTATCGGAGGGCTTAAAGAAAAACTCCTTGCGGCCCTGCGGAACGGGATTACAAATGTTATCCTTCCCCAAGGGAACAAGGAAGATCTGGAAGAACTGGACAAGGATATCCTTCGGGCCCTTTCTATCCACTATGTAGAAAAAGCTGCCGAAGTTTTTGCTTTTCTATTCCCCCAAGAAGAAACCCCGGCTACTACCCTTTCACCCGAAAGTAGCACACTTTGA